One segment of Daphnia magna isolate NIES linkage group LG2, ASM2063170v1.1, whole genome shotgun sequence DNA contains the following:
- the LOC123469804 gene encoding uncharacterized protein LOC123469804 has product MADRASGGTLPACPTCGNPPVPKKKKKRSQGNKDRKNKYNREKRALKRKIAREAKEQQVDGSVPDGWQSRVVRISEEPSVSSTSSNISLPSAVVTNPDEWQSRIVRVIEKPSVPAPDLNANVSLDPKRVRTRYHQTIQPWGTKEWKSAEEIEA; this is encoded by the exons ATGGCGGATCG AGCAAGCGGAGGAACTTTGCCTGCCTGCCCCACATGTGGCAACCCCCCGgtaccaaagaaaaagaagaagagaagccAGGGAAATAAAGATCGAAAGAACAAATACAACCGGGAGAAGAGAGcgttaaagagaaaaatcgcGAGAGAGGCGAAGGAGCAACAGGTGGATGGATCTGTTCCGGATGGATGGCAGTCTCGTGTAGTGCGTATATCGGAAGAGCCGTCTGTATCATCTACTAGTTCCAATATTAGTCTTCCATCGGCAGTGGTAACTAATCCGGATGAGTGGCAGTCCCGCATAGTTCGCGTTATTGAAAAACCTTCCGTACCGGCGCCCGATTTGAATGCCAACGTCTCTTTGGATCCCAAACGCGTGCGGACTCGCTACCACCAAACTATCCAACCGTGGGGAACTAAAGAGTGGAAGTCTGCGGAGGAAATTGAGGCCTAG
- the LOC116934591 gene encoding LOW QUALITY PROTEIN: uncharacterized protein LOC116934591 (The sequence of the model RefSeq protein was modified relative to this genomic sequence to represent the inferred CDS: inserted 2 bases in 2 codons), producing MQAFSSVAIFCDRQRSGRFDDWAAHLDATLDLGNFEEAPKLSLMRSKLYGEAAEEFDNFKLDNPIRAQEYSAVKERLFKLFHSTETRSQRSVEFNNMRREPEENMRRYANRVRKAVYKAYPMEGVLDAATTASREQMMMDRFIEGLEHDLQPRLKHKQFNSFEALIDKAKLAAMAIEENQTRIRIHVAYGSPNVPSNRNELAGVLEALEKLNTKINRTVTAQTSEFQQSLADMKRQLGPGSPFKSNEFFENNLAQPEAFRRAPVFSDFHNTYEFHTAKNCFTKYQQRNDTCTTCREVGHRHNFCPTIKNPRPPPPSGTVVVNVLVEYERPREPFRQEFIVIQGIXEECVLGLYALYEHNFVIDGRERHVYRVKESDQLQNVDQPIMMAASRLRIPPSSACLMESGKSGFKLSPDTTCCFLKDSXTTGLRVDPYVSTKPNERFFQIALLNETSHTIVLPRHTTLGGHLSFKPCIHVASCSNQSSNLPLDILEASLPNVAEVVKNSLRNLLWANQHVFAFKTSDLGNTGLVKHVIDPQGLGLICQRPYRASPHQKEASKKIIEELLANNIIRPSISPWAAPIVLEEIGKSCLVYLDDIIIFSKTTEDHIKNLNRIFGLIDGANLRYLGHIISAEGVAPDPSKVDALTNYTKSQAVKELQSFLWLASYYRRFIKGFSTIAHPLL from the exons ATGCAAGCGTTTAGCTCGGTTGCGATCTTTTGTGATAGGCAGAGGTCGGGCCGTTTCGACGACTGGGCGGCTCACCTCGATGCCACGCTAGACTTGGGAAATTTCGAAGAGGCGCCTAAACTCAGCCTCATGCGCTCGAAGCTATATGGGGAGGCCGCGGAGGAGTTCGATAACTTCAAATTGGATAACCCCATACGAGCGCAAGAGTATTCAGCTGTCAAAGAAAGACTGTTTAAGCTATTCCATTCTACCGAGACAAGATCCCAGCGGAGCGTGGAATTCAACAATATGAGGAGAGAACCAGAAGAAAACATGCGTCGCTATGCTAACCGCGTCCGGAAAGCAGTCTATAAGGCTTACCCCATGGAAGGCGTGTTAGATGCAGCCACCACCGCGTCGAGGGAGCAAATGATGATGGACAGGTTTATAGAAGGGCTCGAGCACGACTTGCAGCCGCGGCTAAAACACAAACAGTTCAACTCCTTCGAAGCGTTGATTGACAAGGCAAAACTTGCCGCAATGGCTATTGAAGAAAACCAGACACGCATACGCATACACGTGGCATATGGCTCACCCAATGTCCCGAGCAATCGAAACGAGTTAGCGGGAGTACTCGAGGCCCTTGAAAAACTTAACACCAAGATCAACAGAACCGTCACCGCACAAACATCGGAATTTCAACAGAGCCTCGCAGACATGAAGAGACAACTAGGCCCCGGCAGCCCG TTCAAGTCGAACGAATTTTTCGAAAACAATCTCGCACAACCAGAAGCCTTCAGAAGGGCCCCCGTGTTTAGTGATTTCCACAACACATACGAGTTCCATACGGCGAAAAACTGTTTCACAAAGTACCAACAAAGGAACGACACCTGCACCACCTGTCGGGAAGTGGGTCACCGACACAATTTCTGCCCCACCATAAAAAACCCGAGGCCCCCACCACCC TCC GGAACCGTAGTAGTTAACGTTCTCGTCGAGTACGAGAGGCCCCGTGAACCCTTCCGACAAGAGTTCATTGTCATACAGGGCA ATGAAGAATGCGTACTAGGTTTATACGCTCTTTATGAACACAATTTCGTGATCGACGGTCGTGAACGGCACGTCTATCGAGTTAAGGAGTCTGATCAACTCCAAAACGTAGACCAGCCGATCATGATGGCGGCTAGTAGATTGAGAATACCTCCATCATCTGCATGCTTGATGGAGAGCGGGAAAAGTGGCTTCAAGCTATCTCCTGACACTACCTGTTGCTTCCTCAAAGATT CGACTACCGGGCTCCGAGTAGACCCCTACGTCTCTACGAAGCCAAATGAAAGGTTTTTCCAAATCGCCCTCCTCAATGAGACCAGTCATACCATCGTCCTCCCACGCCACACTACACTGGGGGGACATTTGTCATTTAAACCATGTATCCACGTGGCATCCTGCTCCAACCAATCAAGCAACCTCCCGCTCGATATTCTCGAAGCTTCCCTCCCCAACGTCGCAGAAGTTGTCAAGAACAGCTTGCGCAACCTGCTCTGGGCAAATCAACATGTCTTCGCCTTCAAAACCAGCGACCTGGGCAACACAGGGCTAGTCAAGCATGTAATCGACCCTCAAGGACTGGGCCTCATCTGCCAGAGACCCTATAGAGCATCCCCCCACCAGAAGGAAGCCtcgaagaagatcatcgaGGAACTACTAGCTAATAATATCATCCGCCCTTCAATTTCCCCGTGGGCTGCCCCAATCGTACtc GAAGAAATCGGCAAAAGCTGTTTGGTCTACCTGGACGACATAATCATCTTTTCAAAGACCACCGAAGATCACATCAAGAACCTTAACAGGATTTTCGGACTGATAGACGGAGCTAACCTCAGG TACCTAGGACACATCATCTCTGCGGAAGGCGTCGCCCCAGACCCCAGTAAAGTCGACGCTCTGACAAACTACACGAAATCTCAGGCCGTTAAGGAATTGCAGTCCTTCCTATGGTTAGCGTCGTATTATCGCCGTTTCATCAAGGGGTTCTCCACCATCGCCCACCCTCTGCTGTAA
- the LOC116917446 gene encoding elongation factor-like GTPase 1 isoform X1: protein MRQFNSQRISELQNNPSHIRNICIVAHVDHGKTTLADSLVASNGIISQKLVGKLRYMDSRKDEQERGITMKSSSISLSHTYNNEEFLVNLIDSPGHVDFSSEVSTAVRLCDGAIVVVDVVEGVCAQTKVVLKQVWLEHIRPVLVLNKIDRLIIEMKMQPLDAYVRMVQLLEQMNAQVAELFTVDVMSKKENITDSSSGLEEADDSNIYFTPEQGNVVFASAADGWGFSLQDFARMFSSKLGLREEELQRSLWGDNYFNTKTKTVTAGAQEKAKKPLFVQVVLENLWSVYDSVVIRKDKIMTEKIVQNLQLQINPRDLKHSDPKVQIHAILSKWLPLSDTVLRMVCEKLPCPSYMSEARAEKLMSSLSKPFELLPEATQQLKTAFVACSSSDDAPTIAFVSKMMVVDRHCLPKNKVRLLSSEDIALRRQQVREKLAQFTMKQEQGDNVAVQEQQVKSEDVLEDGPIFIAFARVFSGTLKRGQELYVLGPKYDPGATIDNSVEPSGALKDLKAGQYVTRAKIGDLYLLMGRELECLESVPAGNVVGIGGLEEHILKSGTLSSSLACPAFTELSQMVMPIVRVAVEPARPCEMPELIKGLKLLNQADPCVQVVLQESGEHVLITAGEVHLQRCLQDLEECYAKIQINASQPIVPFRETIMAPLEPISTSNAGRVQIETPGKRFSMRLRAVSLPEEITNVLEKNVEVIKTMPQIQGPGHLDQTEEEIETNKKLGLQWRSKITKLHHRLNHVFGMNGWGDNAADRILSFGPRRCGPNVLLNYTPITLPCLWNKNPTDIVFERVTLECLNSVINGFQLATLAGPICEEPLHGVAFIIEDIAIAVDQLAPLSHGEDGDSNHNGQSQQQCRSFSGQIMSAVKDGCRRSFTNQPQRLMAAMYNCSIQVSGEVVGKIYAILSRRHGKILEGDLEEGSASFSIAAVLPVVESFDLANEIRKQTSGLASHQLTFSHWEVIDIDPFWVPTTDEELELYGDKGDSINRAHVYMNSVRRRKGLAVSEKVVEFAEKQRTLSRKV from the exons ATGAGACAGTTTAATAGTCAGAGAATAAGTGAATTGCAAAACAATCCTTCGCATATCAGGAATATATG TATTGTGGCACATGTGGATCATGGAAAAACAACGCTAGCTGACTCTCTTGTTGCAAGCAATGGCATCATTTCTCAGAAATTGGTAGGAAAATTGAG GTATATGGACAGTAGAAAAGATGAACAGGAAAGAGGAATAACCATGAAAAGCAGTAGTATTTCATTATCACATACATACAACAATGAGGAATTCCTAGTCAACCTAATTGATTCACCTGGACATGTGGACTTTTCTTCAGAGGTTTCTACTGCGGTGAG GTTATGTGATGGTGCAATAGTTGTTGTCGATGTAGTGGAAGGTGTCTGTGCCCAAACCAAAGTTGTGCTGAAGCAAGTATGGCTTGAACACATAAGACCAGTCCTTGTATTAAACAAGATTGATCGTTTAataattgaaatgaaaatgcaac CCTTAGATGCCTATGTCCGTATGGTACAATTGCTTGAACAAATGAATGCACAAGTTGCTGAACTTTTCACTGTAGATGTGATGAGTAAGAAAGAGAACATCACTGATAGCAGTTCAGGCTTGGAGGAAGCAGATGATTccaatatttattttactCCAGAGCAAGGCAACGTTGTCTTCGCTAGCGCTGCAGATGGTTGGGGATTCTC ATTACAAGATTTTGCGCGCATGTTTTCTTCGAAGCTAGGACTCCGTGAAGAAGAACTTCAGCGTTCGCTGTGGGGTGATAATTATTTCAACACAAAGACAAAAACTGTCACTGCTGGGGCCCAAGAGAAAGCCAAAAAGCCATTGTTTGTTCAAGTTGTATTGGAAAATTTATGGTCTGTCTACGATTCGGTCGTCATCCGTAAAGACAAAATTATGACGGAAAAGATTGTTCAAAATCTTCAACTACAAATAAACCCACGAGATCTCAAGCATTCTGATCCGAAAGTCCAAATTCACGCTATACTTAGCAAGTGGCTTCCACTTTCAGACACAGTGCTTC GTATGGTTTGCGAAAAATTACCGTGTCCGTCTTATATGAGTGAAGCAAGAGCTGAAAAGTTGATGTCTTCCCTTTCGAAACCATTTGAATTACTTCCAGAAGCTACACAGCAGTTGAAAACAGCCTTCGTTGCATGCTCTTCTTCCGATGATGCACCAACCATCGCTTTTGTTTCCAAAATGATGGTG gtgGATCGTCATTGCCTGCCGAAAAATAAAGTTCGGTTGTTGAGCAGCGAGGATATCGCCCTTCGTCGCCAACAAGTAAGGGAAAAACTCGCTCAGTTCACTATGAAACAAGAGCAAGGAGACAACGTAGCAGTTCAAGAACAACAAGTGAAATCGGAAGATGTGCTCGAAGATGGCCCGATATTTATAGCTTTTGCCCGTGTTTTCAGTGGGACATTGAAGCGGGGGCAGGAGTTGTACGTGTTGGGACCGAAATATGATCCCGGTGCAACAATTGATAATTCTGTTGAACCCAGCGGTGCCTTAAAa GATTTAAAAGCGGGCCAATATGTTACTCGTGCCAAAATTGGTGACTTATACTTGCTGATGGGCCGGGAATTGGAATGTTTGGAGAGCGTTCCCGCTGGAAATGTGGTAGGAATTGGTGGTTTAGAAGAGCATATCCTTAAATCGGGAACGCTTAGCTCTTCCCTGGCTTGCCCAGCATTTACCGAACTTTCTCAGATGGTTATGCCTATTGTGCGTGTCGCAGTAGAACCTGCTCGTCCATGTGAAATGCCGGAACTTATTAAAGGTCTGAAACTATTGAACCAAGCTGACCCCTGCGTTCAG GTGGTTCTCCAAGAAAGCGGGGAGCACGTTCTTATCACAGCTGGTGAAGTGCATTTGCAGCGGTGTCTTCAAGATTTAGAGGAATGTTACGCGAAAATTCAGATAAATGCATCACAGCCCATAGTTCCCTTTCGCGAGACTATTATGGCTCCACTGGAACCCATTTCAACCAGTAACGCTGGGCGCGTCCAAATAGAAACTCCAGGGAAACGGTTCTCAATGCGTCTTCGAGCTGTCTCCCTTCCCGAGGAAATCACTAACgttttggaaaaaaatgtgGAAGTAATCAAAACTATGCCTCAAATTCAAGGCCCCGGTCATCTAGAtcaaacggaagaagaaattgaaacaaataaaaaactcgGTTTGCAGTGGCGAAGTAAAATTACCAAATTACATCATCGATTGAATCATGTATTCGGAATGAATGGTTGGGGAGATAATGCGGCGGATAGGATTTTGAGTTTTGGTCCCCGTCGATGTGGACCCAACGTTCTGCTGAATTACACACCAATAACCTTACCCTGCCTATGGAATAAAAACCCAACTGACATAGTGTTCGAACGCGTGACTTTGGAGTGTCTCAATAGCGTTATCAACGGGTTTCAGTTGGCCACCTTAGCTGGTCCAATCTGCGAGGAACCTTTACATGGAGTGGCGTTCATCATAGAAGATATAGCTATTGCGGTCGACCAGCTAGCACCGTTATCCCATGGAGAAGATGGAGATAGCAACCATAATGGACAGTCTCAGCAACAGTGCCGTTCGTTCAGTGGCCAGATTATGTCAGCCGTCAAAGACGGGTGTCGGCGATCATTCACAAATCAGCCTCAACGGCTCATGGCTGCCATGTACAACTGCTCGATACAAGTCAGCGGCGAAGTTGTTG GCAAAATCTATGCAATCCTCAGTAGGCGTCACGGCAAAATTTTGGAAGGAGACTTGGAAGAAGGATCGGCTTCCTTTAGTATTGCCGCTGTTTTACCAGTTGTCGAGTCCTTTGATTTAGCCAACGAGATACGAAAGCAAACATCTGGTCTGGCCAGTCACCAGCTTACTTTCAGCCATTGGGAG GTGATCGATATTGATCCGTTTTGGGTTCCAACGACTGACGAAGAACTCGAACTTTATGGCGATAAAGGTGATTCCATCAATCGAGCACATGTTTATATGAACTCAGTCCGACGTCGGAAAGGTCTGGCTGTGTCTGAAAAAGTTGTCGAATTTGCTGAAAAACAACGTACCCTTTCACGAAAAGTTTGA
- the LOC116917446 gene encoding elongation factor-like GTPase 1 isoform X2 — MWTFLQRFLLRLCDGAIVVVDVVEGVCAQTKVVLKQVWLEHIRPVLVLNKIDRLIIEMKMQPLDAYVRMVQLLEQMNAQVAELFTVDVMSKKENITDSSSGLEEADDSNIYFTPEQGNVVFASAADGWGFSLQDFARMFSSKLGLREEELQRSLWGDNYFNTKTKTVTAGAQEKAKKPLFVQVVLENLWSVYDSVVIRKDKIMTEKIVQNLQLQINPRDLKHSDPKVQIHAILSKWLPLSDTVLRMVCEKLPCPSYMSEARAEKLMSSLSKPFELLPEATQQLKTAFVACSSSDDAPTIAFVSKMMVVDRHCLPKNKVRLLSSEDIALRRQQVREKLAQFTMKQEQGDNVAVQEQQVKSEDVLEDGPIFIAFARVFSGTLKRGQELYVLGPKYDPGATIDNSVEPSGALKDLKAGQYVTRAKIGDLYLLMGRELECLESVPAGNVVGIGGLEEHILKSGTLSSSLACPAFTELSQMVMPIVRVAVEPARPCEMPELIKGLKLLNQADPCVQVVLQESGEHVLITAGEVHLQRCLQDLEECYAKIQINASQPIVPFRETIMAPLEPISTSNAGRVQIETPGKRFSMRLRAVSLPEEITNVLEKNVEVIKTMPQIQGPGHLDQTEEEIETNKKLGLQWRSKITKLHHRLNHVFGMNGWGDNAADRILSFGPRRCGPNVLLNYTPITLPCLWNKNPTDIVFERVTLECLNSVINGFQLATLAGPICEEPLHGVAFIIEDIAIAVDQLAPLSHGEDGDSNHNGQSQQQCRSFSGQIMSAVKDGCRRSFTNQPQRLMAAMYNCSIQVSGEVVGKIYAILSRRHGKILEGDLEEGSASFSIAAVLPVVESFDLANEIRKQTSGLASHQLTFSHWEVIDIDPFWVPTTDEELELYGDKGDSINRAHVYMNSVRRRKGLAVSEKVVEFAEKQRTLSRKV; from the exons ATGTGGACTTTTCTTCAGAGGTTTCTACTGCG GTTATGTGATGGTGCAATAGTTGTTGTCGATGTAGTGGAAGGTGTCTGTGCCCAAACCAAAGTTGTGCTGAAGCAAGTATGGCTTGAACACATAAGACCAGTCCTTGTATTAAACAAGATTGATCGTTTAataattgaaatgaaaatgcaac CCTTAGATGCCTATGTCCGTATGGTACAATTGCTTGAACAAATGAATGCACAAGTTGCTGAACTTTTCACTGTAGATGTGATGAGTAAGAAAGAGAACATCACTGATAGCAGTTCAGGCTTGGAGGAAGCAGATGATTccaatatttattttactCCAGAGCAAGGCAACGTTGTCTTCGCTAGCGCTGCAGATGGTTGGGGATTCTC ATTACAAGATTTTGCGCGCATGTTTTCTTCGAAGCTAGGACTCCGTGAAGAAGAACTTCAGCGTTCGCTGTGGGGTGATAATTATTTCAACACAAAGACAAAAACTGTCACTGCTGGGGCCCAAGAGAAAGCCAAAAAGCCATTGTTTGTTCAAGTTGTATTGGAAAATTTATGGTCTGTCTACGATTCGGTCGTCATCCGTAAAGACAAAATTATGACGGAAAAGATTGTTCAAAATCTTCAACTACAAATAAACCCACGAGATCTCAAGCATTCTGATCCGAAAGTCCAAATTCACGCTATACTTAGCAAGTGGCTTCCACTTTCAGACACAGTGCTTC GTATGGTTTGCGAAAAATTACCGTGTCCGTCTTATATGAGTGAAGCAAGAGCTGAAAAGTTGATGTCTTCCCTTTCGAAACCATTTGAATTACTTCCAGAAGCTACACAGCAGTTGAAAACAGCCTTCGTTGCATGCTCTTCTTCCGATGATGCACCAACCATCGCTTTTGTTTCCAAAATGATGGTG gtgGATCGTCATTGCCTGCCGAAAAATAAAGTTCGGTTGTTGAGCAGCGAGGATATCGCCCTTCGTCGCCAACAAGTAAGGGAAAAACTCGCTCAGTTCACTATGAAACAAGAGCAAGGAGACAACGTAGCAGTTCAAGAACAACAAGTGAAATCGGAAGATGTGCTCGAAGATGGCCCGATATTTATAGCTTTTGCCCGTGTTTTCAGTGGGACATTGAAGCGGGGGCAGGAGTTGTACGTGTTGGGACCGAAATATGATCCCGGTGCAACAATTGATAATTCTGTTGAACCCAGCGGTGCCTTAAAa GATTTAAAAGCGGGCCAATATGTTACTCGTGCCAAAATTGGTGACTTATACTTGCTGATGGGCCGGGAATTGGAATGTTTGGAGAGCGTTCCCGCTGGAAATGTGGTAGGAATTGGTGGTTTAGAAGAGCATATCCTTAAATCGGGAACGCTTAGCTCTTCCCTGGCTTGCCCAGCATTTACCGAACTTTCTCAGATGGTTATGCCTATTGTGCGTGTCGCAGTAGAACCTGCTCGTCCATGTGAAATGCCGGAACTTATTAAAGGTCTGAAACTATTGAACCAAGCTGACCCCTGCGTTCAG GTGGTTCTCCAAGAAAGCGGGGAGCACGTTCTTATCACAGCTGGTGAAGTGCATTTGCAGCGGTGTCTTCAAGATTTAGAGGAATGTTACGCGAAAATTCAGATAAATGCATCACAGCCCATAGTTCCCTTTCGCGAGACTATTATGGCTCCACTGGAACCCATTTCAACCAGTAACGCTGGGCGCGTCCAAATAGAAACTCCAGGGAAACGGTTCTCAATGCGTCTTCGAGCTGTCTCCCTTCCCGAGGAAATCACTAACgttttggaaaaaaatgtgGAAGTAATCAAAACTATGCCTCAAATTCAAGGCCCCGGTCATCTAGAtcaaacggaagaagaaattgaaacaaataaaaaactcgGTTTGCAGTGGCGAAGTAAAATTACCAAATTACATCATCGATTGAATCATGTATTCGGAATGAATGGTTGGGGAGATAATGCGGCGGATAGGATTTTGAGTTTTGGTCCCCGTCGATGTGGACCCAACGTTCTGCTGAATTACACACCAATAACCTTACCCTGCCTATGGAATAAAAACCCAACTGACATAGTGTTCGAACGCGTGACTTTGGAGTGTCTCAATAGCGTTATCAACGGGTTTCAGTTGGCCACCTTAGCTGGTCCAATCTGCGAGGAACCTTTACATGGAGTGGCGTTCATCATAGAAGATATAGCTATTGCGGTCGACCAGCTAGCACCGTTATCCCATGGAGAAGATGGAGATAGCAACCATAATGGACAGTCTCAGCAACAGTGCCGTTCGTTCAGTGGCCAGATTATGTCAGCCGTCAAAGACGGGTGTCGGCGATCATTCACAAATCAGCCTCAACGGCTCATGGCTGCCATGTACAACTGCTCGATACAAGTCAGCGGCGAAGTTGTTG GCAAAATCTATGCAATCCTCAGTAGGCGTCACGGCAAAATTTTGGAAGGAGACTTGGAAGAAGGATCGGCTTCCTTTAGTATTGCCGCTGTTTTACCAGTTGTCGAGTCCTTTGATTTAGCCAACGAGATACGAAAGCAAACATCTGGTCTGGCCAGTCACCAGCTTACTTTCAGCCATTGGGAG GTGATCGATATTGATCCGTTTTGGGTTCCAACGACTGACGAAGAACTCGAACTTTATGGCGATAAAGGTGATTCCATCAATCGAGCACATGTTTATATGAACTCAGTCCGACGTCGGAAAGGTCTGGCTGTGTCTGAAAAAGTTGTCGAATTTGCTGAAAAACAACGTACCCTTTCACGAAAAGTTTGA